One Pleurocapsa sp. PCC 7327 DNA segment encodes these proteins:
- a CDS encoding PDGLE domain-containing protein: MANNFQRKRNRAFVIAGLGIALLVAVFLSPFASSDPDGLDRVSQDLKFDRKATEDAPARKLPFYAIFEEYALRGVPEGVATSLAGLVGTLVTFGLAWGVGKLVVRRSAPTNTLDEPSPSPED, encoded by the coding sequence ATGGCAAATAATTTTCAACGAAAACGCAATCGAGCCTTTGTTATTGCTGGTTTGGGAATTGCTTTGCTGGTAGCAGTTTTCCTATCGCCCTTCGCCAGTTCCGATCCCGATGGCTTAGATCGCGTTTCTCAAGATTTAAAATTCGATCGCAAAGCCACTGAAGATGCTCCCGCCCGTAAGTTGCCTTTTTATGCCATTTTTGAAGAATATGCCCTCAGAGGCGTGCCGGAAGGAGTCGCAACTTCTTTGGCTGGGTTGGTAGGAACCTTAGTTACCTTTGGCTTGGCTTGGGGAGTGGGCAAGTTGGTAGTTCGTCGTTCTGCCCCAACCAATACTCTAGACGAACCTTCCCCATCTCCAGAGGATTGA
- the cbiQ gene encoding cobalt ECF transporter T component CbiQ, with amino-acid sequence MILLHVVAFRLDTDSHQHTPWHSLAPQTRLLCVLLSVFAIALTPNGRWWTWAIYGIGIWGLILVSQVTLVALLKRVAVEFAFVVVVLLGTLFRGGGSVIWSWGSLQITTVGLTVLGSVTLKVLLSLLILNVLILTTSIPDLLQAFIALRMPPLLVAIMASMYRYLGVLITEFNTMRQAAIARNLMANNSATRLVIGHILGSLFIRTYERGERIYQAMLARGYQGLSTTETLLPLRKWDFLALIFTGILVICGQIFYLN; translated from the coding sequence ATGATCCTCCTGCACGTCGTTGCTTTTCGCCTCGACACTGATAGCCATCAGCATACGCCTTGGCATTCGCTAGCCCCTCAGACGCGATTGCTGTGCGTCCTGCTAAGCGTTTTTGCCATTGCCCTTACCCCTAACGGACGTTGGTGGACGTGGGCGATTTATGGCATTGGCATATGGGGACTCATCTTAGTGAGTCAAGTGACCTTAGTGGCATTACTCAAGCGAGTTGCCGTCGAGTTTGCCTTTGTCGTCGTCGTTTTATTGGGAACGCTGTTTCGCGGTGGCGGCAGCGTAATCTGGTCTTGGGGATCTTTGCAGATTACCACAGTCGGGCTGACGGTTTTGGGAAGCGTCACTCTTAAGGTATTGCTATCTTTATTGATACTCAATGTTCTAATTCTGACAACTTCTATTCCAGATCTTCTCCAAGCTTTTATTGCCTTGCGAATGCCGCCTTTGCTGGTGGCGATTATGGCATCGATGTATCGCTACTTGGGCGTTTTAATTACCGAATTTAACACCATGCGTCAGGCTGCGATCGCGCGAAATTTAATGGCAAATAATTCGGCGACTCGCTTGGTTATCGGTCATATTCTCGGTTCTCTCTTTATCCGTACCTACGAACGGGGAGAACGAATTTATCAGGCAATGCTGGCACGCGGCTATCAAGGATTATCGACAACTGAAACACTGTTGCCGCTGAGGAAATGGGATTTTCTAGCTTTGATTTTTACTGGGATTCTGGTAATTTGCGGGCAAATTTTTTATTTAAACTGA
- a CDS encoding energy-coupling factor ABC transporter ATP-binding protein, with product MHHNPISIENLSYTYPDGTQALKNINLSIQANERVALIGANGSGKSTLQLQLNGILLPQQGRVKIGKWQVNAENLTKIRNFVGLVFQNPDDQLFMTTVWEDVAFGPKNQGVRGTELRERVREAMAAVDLDINDYGRKNPDNLSGGEKKRVAIAGVLAMQPQVLVLDEPSAQLDPRSRRQLINLLQNLSLTQLIATHDLDLALELCDRTVVLSRGQVVYDGSTERVMSNPDFLGQHSLESPLSYSRPYCNLADAPTV from the coding sequence ATGCACCACAATCCAATCTCAATTGAAAACCTGAGCTATACCTATCCTGATGGAACTCAAGCGCTTAAAAACATTAATTTGTCAATTCAAGCCAACGAACGAGTAGCATTAATCGGTGCTAATGGTTCGGGAAAATCTACTTTGCAACTACAATTAAATGGAATTTTATTACCCCAACAAGGACGGGTGAAGATCGGCAAGTGGCAGGTAAATGCTGAGAATTTGACCAAAATTCGGAACTTTGTGGGGCTAGTCTTTCAAAATCCCGACGATCAGCTATTTATGACAACTGTGTGGGAAGATGTGGCATTTGGTCCAAAAAATCAAGGCGTGCGGGGGACAGAATTGCGAGAGCGAGTCAGAGAAGCGATGGCAGCTGTTGATTTAGATATAAACGACTACGGACGCAAAAATCCAGATAATTTATCGGGAGGAGAAAAAAAACGAGTTGCGATCGCGGGCGTATTAGCGATGCAGCCCCAAGTGTTAGTCTTAGACGAACCCTCAGCTCAACTCGATCCCCGTTCTCGCCGACAATTGATTAACTTGTTGCAAAATTTATCGCTGACTCAACTAATTGCGACGCACGATTTGGATTTAGCATTAGAGTTGTGCGATCGCACGGTCGTGTTAAGTCGAGGGCAAGTTGTCTATGACGGCAGCACCGAACGAGTCATGAGCAACCCGGACTTTTTAGGGCAACACTCCCTAGAATCCCCCCTCAGTTACAGTCGCCCCTACTGCAATCTAGCAGATGCCCCCACGGTATAA
- a CDS encoding class I SAM-dependent methyltransferase — MGKKFGPNWISVDKYDKREFIDYHYDIHDLKFEDESFDAAVCWSILEHVPYPQKAIAELHRVLKPNGKIWVQLPFHYPFHEEPKDYWRVTPDGLRIWLEDFDEIACGCDFWAKTPTIAATYFYGTKR, encoded by the coding sequence ATGGGGAAGAAATTTGGTCCGAATTGGATTAGTGTCGATAAGTACGACAAGCGCGAATTTATTGATTATCACTATGATATTCACGATTTGAAGTTTGAGGATGAGAGTTTTGATGCGGCTGTTTGCTGGTCTATTCTAGAGCACGTTCCCTATCCACAAAAAGCGATCGCCGAATTACACAGAGTCCTCAAGCCCAACGGGAAAATTTGGGTGCAGTTGCCCTTTCACTATCCTTTCCATGAGGAACCTAAAGACTATTGGCGCGTTACCCCCGATGGCTTGAGAATATGGCTCGAAGATTTCGATGAAATTGCCTGCGGATGCGATTTTTGGGCAAAGACTCCCACGATCGCAGCTACCTATTTCTATGGCACGAAGCGGTAG
- a CDS encoding DUF3445 domain-containing protein — MSLKPLKLKDWIEIDERFTAYLARKQELLEHHYREVFASLPGSERSQKEVLNLLLDYLPKHFPSHYQRQGDRIESLLAQQSWNVADFETNPLDLAGRLVQEDLCLMQPSPDGYILVAASVCFPFHWRLQDKLGQPLARIHQPVPEYAQKLEEPVNNFFMRLKTDSPGYRLNWGIVDTPDLSLTRPRNPRRSDAPFTVDRLGEKLWLRVERQTVRRLETSNCVLFTIRTYIYPLSILESYPAIAQNLSAAIQQMPLAMQRYKDILPVREVLLDYLGKIYRFVP; from the coding sequence ATGAGCTTAAAACCTCTCAAACTTAAAGACTGGATTGAAATTGACGAGCGGTTTACTGCTTATCTCGCACGCAAACAAGAGCTTTTAGAGCATCACTATCGCGAAGTCTTTGCCAGTCTTCCAGGCAGCGAGCGATCGCAAAAAGAAGTTCTAAACTTATTACTAGATTATCTCCCCAAACACTTTCCCAGCCATTATCAGCGCCAAGGCGATCGGATCGAAAGTTTGCTCGCGCAGCAAAGCTGGAACGTTGCCGATTTTGAGACAAATCCCCTCGATCTGGCAGGACGATTGGTGCAAGAGGATTTATGTCTGATGCAACCCAGCCCTGATGGATATATTTTAGTTGCTGCATCCGTTTGTTTTCCTTTCCATTGGCGATTGCAAGATAAGCTGGGGCAGCCGCTCGCTCGAATCCATCAACCCGTTCCCGAATATGCCCAAAAGCTCGAAGAGCCAGTCAACAATTTTTTCATGCGCCTAAAAACAGATAGCCCCGGATATCGCTTGAATTGGGGAATTGTCGATACGCCAGATCTGTCTTTGACACGCCCTAGAAATCCCCGTCGCTCGGATGCACCCTTTACAGTCGATCGTCTAGGAGAGAAACTCTGGCTGAGAGTGGAACGTCAAACCGTGCGACGGCTCGAAACGAGCAATTGCGTTCTCTTTACCATTCGGACTTACATTTATCCACTTTCAATCTTAGAAAGTTATCCGGCGATCGCGCAAAATTTGTCGGCAGCCATTCAACAAATGCCGCTAGCAATGCAGCGTTACAAGGATATACTTCCCGTGCGAGAGGTGCTGCTCGATTATTTGGGCAAAATCTACCGCTTCGTGCCATAG
- a CDS encoding carbohydrate kinase gives MISSRVLCLGEILFDCLADQPGRELERVESWTPYPGGAPANVACGLVKLGTTAGFIGCVGRDKAGDDLVALLESTGVDTTGVQRHPTAPTRQVYVTRSQAGERHFAGFGDIATTEFADTRLAADRLPEALFAGADYLVMGTLELAYPESRQAIYRALELAKQHQVKVFVDINWRPVFWLDVEAAPSLIWEVVKQADLIKCSDDEAQWLFETENPKEIAQRVETVKGVLVTAGERGCSYSLGNSSGTLPVFKVNVIDTTGAGDGFVAGFLHRCCQQGEQIFQNPEMAKEAVTYASAVGALTTTKPGAIAAQPTAAEVEEFLSQQ, from the coding sequence ATGATTTCTTCTCGCGTACTTTGTTTGGGTGAAATTCTCTTCGACTGTCTCGCCGACCAACCCGGTCGAGAACTAGAACGAGTTGAATCCTGGACTCCTTATCCCGGCGGAGCGCCAGCTAACGTAGCCTGCGGGCTGGTGAAACTGGGAACGACAGCGGGTTTTATCGGCTGTGTCGGTCGAGATAAAGCCGGAGACGACTTGGTAGCGTTATTGGAAAGCACTGGAGTAGATACAACGGGAGTCCAACGCCATCCCACCGCACCGACCCGACAAGTATACGTAACTCGCTCGCAAGCAGGAGAGCGGCATTTTGCCGGATTTGGCGACATCGCAACGACCGAGTTTGCCGATACCCGTCTAGCTGCCGATCGCTTGCCAGAGGCGTTATTCGCCGGGGCAGATTATTTGGTGATGGGAACGCTAGAGCTTGCCTATCCCGAAAGCCGACAAGCAATCTATCGCGCCCTAGAATTAGCTAAACAACATCAGGTTAAAGTTTTCGTAGATATTAACTGGCGACCCGTCTTTTGGTTAGATGTAGAAGCAGCTCCCTCTCTCATTTGGGAGGTAGTCAAGCAAGCAGATCTGATTAAATGCTCTGATGATGAGGCGCAATGGCTATTCGAGACCGAGAATCCTAAAGAAATTGCCCAACGAGTAGAGACTGTCAAGGGAGTATTAGTAACGGCAGGAGAACGCGGCTGTAGCTACAGTTTGGGCAATAGTTCGGGAACTTTACCCGTGTTTAAGGTAAACGTAATCGACACGACGGGGGCTGGCGATGGCTTTGTGGCTGGTTTCTTGCATCGGTGCTGCCAGCAGGGAGAGCAGATTTTTCAGAATCCAGAAATGGCAAAGGAAGCCGTTACCTATGCTAGTGCGGTAGGGGCGCTGACGACAACCAAACCGGGCGCGATCGCGGCACAACCAACCGCAGCAGAAGTCGAGGAATTCTTAAGCCAGCAATGA
- a CDS encoding GNAT family N-acetyltransferase, with protein MKEIIYRGANSCDSKIIADYLLMAGDSFFEFILDDLVPGFSAKQLLAQAVASPEGLRSHKNCYVAKHNDKIIGAINIFPVDALKDEDLRLFSGERLAYITDFNEVQDWGSMFLGSIAVDLPHRNQGIGSRLLDWALERARSQGFHRLSLHVWADNAIARRFYLHHGFQEIGGADLLPHPRLKHTGGTTLMNRAV; from the coding sequence ATGAAAGAGATTATCTATCGAGGCGCTAATTCGTGCGATAGCAAGATTATTGCCGATTATCTTTTGATGGCAGGGGATAGTTTCTTTGAGTTTATACTTGATGACCTAGTGCCCGGTTTTTCAGCCAAGCAACTGCTCGCACAAGCGGTTGCTTCACCAGAAGGATTGCGATCGCACAAAAACTGTTACGTTGCCAAACACAATGACAAAATCATCGGTGCTATTAACATTTTTCCAGTTGATGCCCTCAAAGATGAAGATCTGAGGCTGTTTTCTGGCGAGCGATTGGCATATATTACTGATTTTAACGAAGTTCAGGACTGGGGAAGCATGTTTCTTGGCAGTATCGCCGTTGACTTGCCCCATCGAAACCAAGGGATTGGCAGTCGCTTGCTCGACTGGGCATTAGAACGTGCCCGCAGCCAGGGATTTCATCGCCTCAGCTTGCATGTTTGGGCGGATAATGCGATCGCGCGTCGTTTCTATTTGCATCATGGATTTCAAGAAATCGGCGGTGCCGATCTCCTACCCCATCCTCGCCTAAAGCATACTGGCGGCACTACTCTAATGAATCGAGCAGTTTGA
- the hoxU gene encoding bidirectional hydrogenase complex protein HoxU has protein sequence MAVKTLTIDDRLVSAQEEQTVLEAAEDAGIRIPTLCYLEGVSRMGACRLCLVEIAGSNKLQPACVTKVGEGMEVQTNTKRLQKYRRTIVEMLFAEGNHICSVCVANGNCELQDLAIEMGVDHIDLEYHYPDRKVDVSHPRFGIDRNRCVLCTRCIRVCDEIEGAHTWDMAGRGTNSFVITDLNQPWGTSQSCTSCGKCLMACPTGAIFPQGAGVGEMQRDRTKLEFLTNARKKQEWILPDEQ, from the coding sequence ATGGCAGTCAAAACATTAACGATCGACGATCGATTAGTCAGCGCCCAGGAAGAACAAACCGTTTTAGAAGCAGCCGAGGATGCGGGAATTCGCATTCCGACGCTATGCTACCTAGAAGGTGTGTCTAGGATGGGTGCCTGTCGGCTGTGCTTGGTAGAAATCGCTGGCAGCAATAAACTTCAGCCGGCTTGCGTGACGAAAGTGGGTGAAGGAATGGAGGTGCAGACAAACACAAAACGCCTTCAGAAATACCGCCGCACCATCGTAGAGATGCTATTTGCCGAAGGGAATCACATCTGTTCCGTCTGCGTTGCTAATGGCAATTGCGAATTGCAAGATTTGGCGATTGAAATGGGCGTAGACCACATCGATTTGGAATATCATTATCCCGATCGCAAGGTAGATGTTTCTCACCCTCGCTTTGGCATCGATCGCAACCGTTGCGTTCTCTGCACTCGCTGTATCCGCGTTTGCGACGAAATCGAAGGCGCTCATACCTGGGATATGGCAGGAAGAGGAACCAATTCTTTTGTGATTACCGATCTGAATCAACCTTGGGGTACCTCTCAAAGCTGCACTTCCTGCGGCAAATGCTTGATGGCTTGTCCGACAGGAGCGATTTTCCCCCAAGGTGCGGGTGTCGGCGAAATGCAACGCGATCGCACTAAACTCGAATTTCTAACCAACGCCAGGAAGAAGCAGGAATGGATTCTACCAGACGAGCAATGA